The proteins below are encoded in one region of Synchiropus splendidus isolate RoL2022-P1 chromosome 13, RoL_Sspl_1.0, whole genome shotgun sequence:
- the LOC128769851 gene encoding gamma-crystallin N-A-like: MSQYSGKIVLYEGKSFTGRKLELSGNCENFQDRGLTNRVNSVRVESGAFICFDHPDFKGQQYILERGEYPEFQRWNAHNDHMGSCKPIRMHGEHYRLELFEEDNFSGQSVELHEDCPFLQAKGLTKSCVKSLKVFGDGAWVLYEEPNYRGRMYIVERGNYTTPMEWQAENPNIQSVRRVANYF, translated from the exons atgtCGCAGTACTCAGGAAAG ATCGTGTTGTACGAGGGCAAGTCCTTCACCGGCAGGAAGCTGGAGCTCAGTGGCAACTGTGAGAACTTCCAGGACCGCGGTCTGACCAACAGGGTCAACTCTGTCCGCGTGGAGAGCGGCGCTTTCATCTGCTTCGACCACCCGGACTTCAAGGGTCAGCAGTATATCCTGGAGCGCGGGGAGTACCCCGAGTTTCAGCGCTGGAATGCTCACAATGATCACATGGGCTCGTGTAAGCCAATCAGGATG CACGGAGAGCACTACAGGCTGGAGCTGTTTGAGGAGGACAACTTCAGCGGCCAGTCCGTGGAGCTGCACGAGGACTGTCCGTTCCTGCAGGCCAAGGGTCTGACCAAGAGCTGCGTCAAGTCCCTCAAGGTCTTCGGAGACGGAGC TTGGGTTTTGTACGAAGAGCCGAACTACCGTGGTCGCATGTACATCGTGGAGAGAGGGAACTACACCACTCCTATGGAGTGGCAGGCTGAGAACCCCAACATCCAGTCGGTACGCCGAGTCGCCAATTACTTCTAA
- the LOC128769783 gene encoding CD59 glycoprotein-like codes for MKLLVLSVTVAMLFAAGDGLRCYHCSPPPDGRNCEVKVETCPPGKDACTAVTFLTEPYISYQECVAMSDCRMWQMNSHFDMKCCAEDLCNTF; via the exons ATGAAGCTGCTGGTCTTGTCTGTAACCGTCGCAATGCTGTTTGCAGCCG gcgACGGACTGAGATGCTACCATTGTTCCCCGCCTCCAGACGGACGCAACTGTGAAGTCAAGGTGGAGACGTGCCCCCCCGGGAAGGACGCCTGCACTGCTGTCACATTCCTCACCGAGCCAT ACATCAGTTACCAGGAGTGTGTGGCGATGAGCGACTGCCGCATGTGGCAGATGAACTCCCACTTTGACATGAAGTGCTGTGCCGAAGACCTGtgcaacacattttaa
- the LOC128769782 gene encoding CD59 glycoprotein-like, with protein sequence MKLLVLTVTVALLFAAGEALTCHRCIPRQAGHACVVTEQRCNPEKDACASAKFLRPPFGQFQKCMAMSDCNTLRMNAYINIKCCAEDLCNTF encoded by the exons ATGAAGCTGCTGGTCTTGACTGTAACCGTTGCCCTGCTGTTCGCTGCTG GCGAAGCTCTGACCTGCCACAGGTGCATCCCGAGACAAGCCGGACACGCCTGCGTGGTCACCGAGCAGAGGTGCAATCCCGAGAAAGACGCCTGCGCTTCTGCCAAGTTCCTCAGGCCTCCAT TCGGCCAGTTCCAGAAGTGCATGGCGATGAGCGACTGCAACACATTGAGGATGAACGCCTACATCAACATCAAGTGCTGTGCCGAAGACTTGTGCAACACCTTTTAA
- the rheb gene encoding GTP-binding protein Rheb, with protein MPQPKSRKIAILGYRSVGKSSLTIQFVEGQFVDSYDPTIENTFTKMITINGQEYHLQLVDTAGQDEYSIFPQTYSIDINGYILVYSVTSNKSFEVVKVIHEKLLDMVGKVQVPIMLVGNKNDLHMERVISCEEGKALADSWNAAFMESSAKENQTAVEVFRRMILEAEKMDGGVQPGRTACSMM; from the exons ATGCCGCAGCCCAAGTCACGCAAAATCGCCATCCTCGGGTACAGATCCGTAG GAAAGTCGTCTTTGACGATTCAGTTTGTCGAAGGCCAGTTTGTGGACTCCTATGACCCAACAATAGAAAACA CGTTCACCAAGATGATCACAATAAACGGACAGGAGTACCATCTTCAGCTGGTGGACACGGCGGGACAG gaTGAGTACTCCATCTTCCCACAGACCTACTCCATTGATATCAACGGCTACATCCTGGTCTACTCCGTCACGTCCAATAAAAG CTTTGAAGTGGTAAAGGTGATCCACGAGAAACTGTTGGACATGGTGGGAAAAGTTCA AGTGCCCATCATGCTGGTCGGGAACAAGAACGACCTCCACATGGAGCG AGTAATCAGCTGTGAAGAGGGGAAAGCGCTTGCTGATTCATGGAACGCCGCCTTCATGGAGTCCTCTGCTAAAGAGAACCAG ACCGCCGTGGAGGTTTTCCGCAGGATGATCCTGGAGGCGGAGAAGATGGACGGCGGCGTGCAGCCGGGAAGGACAGCCTGCTCCATGATGTAG
- the LOC128769575 gene encoding leucine-rich repeat-containing protein 30-like has protein sequence MGGKQSHLSSKELNDQRRKSTIRDEPTSLSTATERIRRQTSVHFGYSTLSLAMRGLDETPVELWQLRELQKLNLSMNCLCSLPPLLSALDNLVVLNLWGNNLTSLPPEIGRLKKLRVLFACRNRLSEVPEELGSCTCLEVLSLANNQITGLPGSLAAMHNLTKLNLSHNRIVHIPTCVYSMKGLVFLHLACNRLETIADQIQDLVNLKILIVEGNSLHTLPKTLCFLQSLELLNVDFNDLQSVPVEMYLLSRLRRLACHPLDKGLHIVHNPLLKPIQEVLQGGLGALYNYLKPS, from the coding sequence ATGGGTGGGAAGCAGTCCCACCTGTCGAGCAAGGAGCTGAATgaccagaggaggaagagcaccATCAGAGACGAGCCCACAAGCTTGTCCACAGCAACCGAGAGGATCCGCAGACAGACTTCAGTGCACTTTGGCTACAGCACCCTGAGCTTGGCCATGCGTGGGCTGGACGAGACCCCGGTGGAGTTGTGGCAGCTCCGCGAGCTGCAGAAGCTAAACTTGTCCATGAACTGCTTGTGCTCCCTGCCTCCGCTCCTGAGCGCCCTTGACAACCTCGTGGTCCTTAACCTGTGGGGCAACAACCTCACTAGTCTACCGCCGGAAATCGGACGCCTGAAGAAGCTGCGGGTGCTCTTTGCCTGTCGGAACCGTCTCAGTGAGGTACCTGAGGAGCTGGGCTCGTGCACCTGCCTGGAGGTCCTCAGTCTGGCCAATAACCAGATTACTGGCCTCCCAGGCAGCCTGGCAGCGATGCACAATCTGACCAAACTCAACCTGAGCCACAACCGCATCGTTCACATCCCCACCTGCGTCTATAGCATGAAGGGTCTGGTGTTCCTGCACTTAGCCTGCAACCGCCTGGAGACCATCGCCGACCAGATCCAAGACTTGGTCAATCTCAAGATCCTTATTGTGGAGGGTAACAGTCTCCATACGCTGCCCAAGACTCTTTGCTTCCTGCAGTCTTTAGAGCTTCTCAATGTGGACTTCAATGACCTACAGAGCGTGCCGGTGGAAATGTATCTCCTGAGTCGGCTCAGGAGGTTGGCCTGCCATCCTCTGGACAAGGGACTTCATATTGTACACAACCCGCTCCTCAAGCCCATACAAGAGGTGCTGCAGGGAGGACTCGGTGCCCTCTATAACTATCTCAAACCATCTTGA